A DNA window from Vigna unguiculata cultivar IT97K-499-35 chromosome 10, ASM411807v1, whole genome shotgun sequence contains the following coding sequences:
- the LOC114165422 gene encoding protein DETOXIFICATION 40-like, translated as MEREEELHEAFLSSSHDDESSHVTEFRLEEVLSDTTIPFSKRILSATWIEFNLLFPLAGPAIYVINNLMSLVTQAFAGKLGNLELATANLGNSGIQLFAYGLLLGMGSAVETLCGQAYGANKHEMLGVYMQRTIILLVVTGIPLTVAYIFCEPILLLLGEPRELASVAAVFVYGLISQIFGYAVNFPIQKFLQAQSVVAPSTYISRATLLLHVFLSWAAVYWFDIGLIGTSLTLSLGGFFLHPKLIMESV; from the exons ATGGAACGGGAAGAGGAACTACATGAAGCCTTCTTGAGCTCAAGCCATGATGATGAATCATCACACGTAACAGAATTCCGTCTGGAAGAGGTGCTATCGGACACCACCATACCCTTCTCCAAGCGCATCCTCTCAGCCACATGGATCGAATTCAACCTCCTATTTCCCCTTGCAGGACCTGCAATTTATGTCATCAACAACCTCATGTCCCTCGTCACTCAAGCCTTCGCCGGCAAGCTCGGAAACCTCGAACTCGCTACGGCCAATCTCGGGAACAGTGGCATTCAGCTCTTCGCCTATGGCCTACTG CTGGGTATGGGAAGTGCTGTGGAAACTTTATGTGGACAAGCGTACGGAGCAAATAAGCATGAGATGTTGGGCGTGTACATGCAGAGAACAATTATTCTTTTAGTTGTGACTGGGATTCCATTAACGGTGGCGTATATCTTCTGCGAGCCTATTCTTCTGTTGTTGGGTGAACCCCGTGAGCTTGCTTCAGTTGCGGCGGTCTTTGTGTACGGTTTGATCTCGCAGATCTTCGGTTACGCGGTGAACTTCCCCATACAGAAGTTTCTGCAGGCGCAGAGTGTGGTGGCGCCAAGCACTTACATCTCCAGGGCTACGTTGTTGCTCCATGTGTTTCTGAGTTGGGCGGCAGTGTACTGGTTTGATATTGGGCTGATAGGGACCTCCTTGACACTGAGTTTGGGGggcttcttcctgcaccccaaaCTGATTATGGAATCCGTGTAG
- the LOC114166538 gene encoding receptor like protein 28-like isoform X1, with protein MRTDTLLWLFLIPFYLLNYSANIFPAYGYFLGHQCSMLLHLKNNLIFNPAVSKKLILWNQSEDCCQWPGVTCNEGRVIALDLSEESISEGLVNSSILFNLQYLQSLNLAFNNLSSVIPSELYKLSDLRYLNLSNAGFEGQIPHEISQLRRLVTLDLSSSFSSSHRLILEKPNLQMLLLPNVTNITELYLDGVAISAKGQQWCRALSSLHKLRVLSMSSCNLSGPIDSSFAKLQSLTVLNLSHNNMSSTVPESFAKLSKLVQLQLRSCGLNGSFPKDIFQIPTLRILDISDNKGLRGSLPNFRSHGSLYDMNLSNTNFSGMLPGEISNLKLLSRIDLSSCQFNGTLPSSISELSQLVYIDLSYNNFIGSLPSFNMSKNLTYLSLYHNHLAGVLSPNHFEVHKNLVSIDLGFNLFRGKLPSSLLKLPCLRELKVPFNQFNGSLDEFVIASPLLEMLNLGNNNFHGTIPVSIFNTTTLRLIQLNANKLNGTIQLDKIRKLGNLTYLGLSNNNLSVDINYRDVHDPSNYPNLKFLMLSSCKLRGMPSFLRNQSTLLHLDLADNEIEGSIPHWIWQNEYLTHLNLSKNFLTSFEGSFWNLSSNLFLLDLSFNQLQGSFPFIPTLVNCLDYSNNRFNSVIPVDIGNRLPFLSLLSFSNNSFQGQIPESFCNASSLDLLDLSHNNFVGTIPKCFATMSNLRVLNFGANKLRGYIPDSMPTSCILKLLDLNDNLLEGTIPKSLAHCQNLQVLNLRKNSLTDRFPCFLSNISTLRIMDLGLNKLHGSIRCPRSSGDWKMLHMVNLASNDFNGAIPGELLNSWKAMMRDDANGVPESGHLFIDLSDHGDPKNFEELLSNVDKYLLVRIAKLITNVSLSILDQLSTEFFNSVDISRLQNSITITNKGRQMELVRIQKIFKYLDMSSNNFEGPIPNELMQLKALNALNLSNNALSGHIPSSIGNLKNLESLDLSENYFDGLIPTELASLSFLAYLNLSFNHLVGEIPKGTQIQSFDADSFEGNEELCGVPLIHSCSNDEGTTPETLNAHSHTESAIDWNILSAELGCIFGFGIFILPLIFSRRWKLWYSEHVDEMLHRIIPQLEFVYEHSGGNRYKTLRWKN; from the coding sequence ATGAGGACAGACACTCTCTTGTGGCTTTTCTTGATACCATTCTACTTATTAAACTATAGTGCCAACATTTTTCCAGCATATGGTTATTTTCTTGGCCATCAGTGTTCCATGCTTCTCCATTTAAAGAATAACCTGATATTTAACCCTGCAGTATCAAAAAAACTTATTCTTTGGAACCAAAGTGAAGATTGTTGTCAATGGCCTGGAGTGACCTGCAACGAGGGTCGTGTTATAGCCCTTGATCTCAGTGAGGAGTCTATCTCAGAAGGACTTGTTAATTCAAGCAttcttttcaaccttcaatatCTACAAAGCTTGAATTTGGCTTTTAATAACTTAAGTTCAGTGATTCCTTCAGAACTGTACAAGTTAAGTGATTTGAGGTATTTGAACTTGTCTAATGCTGGATTTGAGGGGCAGATTCCGCATGAGATTTCTCAACTCAGAAGGTTAGTTACTCTTGATTTGTCTTCCTCGTTTTCCTCAAGCCACAGGCTAATACTTGAGAAGCCAAATCTACAAATGCTTTTACTACCAAACGTTACAAATATAACAGAATTGTATCTTGATGGTGTAGCAATATCTGCCAAAGGTCAACAATGGTGTCGTGCTCTATCTTCATTGCACAAGCTACGTGTTTTGAGCATGTCATCATGCAATCTCTCTGGACCTATTGATTCTTCATTTGCTAAGCTTCAGTCACTCACTGTTCTAAACTTGAGCCACAATAATATGTCAAGCACAGTGCCAGAATCCTTTGCAAAATTGTCTAAGTTAGTCCAATTGCAGCTCAGAAGTTGTGGTTTGAATGGCTCATTTCCAAAAGATATCTTCCAAATTCCAACATTGCGAATCCTTGACATATCTGACAATAAGGGTCTTAGGGGTTCTTTACCAAACTTCCGATCTCATGGTTCTCTTTACGACATGAATCTTAGCAATACAAATTTCTCAGGAATGCTTCCAGGTGAGATTTCTAATCTGAAGCTGTTGTCTAGAATTGATTTATCTAGCTGCCAATTTAATGGAACACTTCCAAGTTCAATATCTGAACTCAGCCAACTTGTTTATATAGATTTGTCTTACAATAACTTCATAGGTTCACTCCCTTCTTTTAATATGTCCAAGAATCTCACATATTTATCCCTCTATCATAATCATTTGGCTGGTGTGTTATCACCCAATCATTTTGAGGTTCATAAAAATCTTGTCAGCATTGACTTAGGATTTAACCTTTTCAGAGGGAAACTCCCCTCATCTCTTCTTAAACTCCCATGTTTGAGAGAACTTAAAGTACCTTTTAATCAATTCAACGGTTCATTGGATGAGTTTGTTATTGCCTCCCCTTTATTAGAAATGCTTAATTTAGGTAACAACAACTTTCATGGGACAATTCCAGTGTCTATTTTTAACACTACAACACTTCGCCTCATCCAACTGAATGCAAATAAGCTCAATGGCACAATACAATTGGACAAGATTCGAAAGCTTGGTAATCTAACTTATTTAGGTCTTTCAAATAACAATTTGTCAGTTGATATAAACTATAGGGATGTTCATGACCCATCCAACTATCCCAACCTCAAATTTCTAATGTTGTCATCTTGCAAGTTGCGAGGAATGCCCAGTTTCTTGAGAAATCAATCTACACTACTACATCTTGACCTAGCTGACAACGAGATCGAGGGCTCAATACCACACTGGATCTGGCAAAACGAATATCTCACTCACTTGAATCTTTCCAAAAATTTTCTGACAAGTTTTGAAGGAAGTTTCTGGAACCTTAGTTCAAACCTTTTTCTCCTGGATCTCAGTTTCAATCAACTACAAGGGTCTTTTCCTTTCATTCCAACGTTAGTAAATTGCTTGGACTACTCAAACAACAGATTCAACTCTGTCATTCCAGTGGACATTGGAAATCGTCTTCCTTTCTTAAGTTTGTTGTCTTTTTCAAACAACAGCTTCCAGGGACAAATCCCTGAATCTTTTTGCAATGCTTCAAGTCTTGACCTGCTAGATCTTTCCCACAATAACTTTGTTGGGACGATTCCCAAGTGTTTTGCTACGATGAGTAATCTAAGGGTGCTGAATTTTGGTGCAAACAAACTCCGTGGTTATATTCCTGATTCAATGCCAACTTCATGTATTCTAAAGTTGTTGGACCTAAATGACAATCTCTTGGAGGGTACCATCCCAAAATCTTTAGCCCATTGCCAGAATCTACAAGTCCTAAATCTTCGAAAAAACTCATTAACTGACAGATTTCCATGCTTCTTAAGTAATATTTCCACCTTGAGAATTATGGATTTAGGGTTAAACAAACTTCACGGCTCAATTCGATGCCCAAGGAGCAGTGGTGATTGGAAAATGCTGCATATGGTTAATCTAGCCTCCAATGATTTCAATGGTGCTATACCAGGAGAACTATTAAACAGTTGGAAAGCAATGATGCGTGATGATGCTAATGGTGTGCCTGAATCTGGCCACTTATTTATCGATCTCAGTGATCACGGCGATCCCAAGAATTTTGAGGAATTATTGTCCAATGTGGATAAATATCTATTAGTAAGAATTGCTAAACTTATTACAAACGTATCTCTGTCTATCCTTGACCAGTTATCCACCGAATTTTTCAATTCAGTGGATATTTCTCGACTTCAGAATTCAATTACCATTACCAACAAAGGTAGACAAATGGAGTTGGTCAGAATCCAAAAGATCTTCAAGTACTTGGATATGTCGAGCAACAATTTTGAGGGTCCAATACCAAATGAGCTAATGCAGTTGAAGGCCTTGAATGCTctaaatttgtcaaataatGCCCTCTCCGGTCACATCCCATCATCTATTGGAAATTTGAAGAATCTTGAGTCTTTAGATTTGTCAGAAAATTATTTTGATGGGCTAATTCCAACAGAGCTTGCAAGTCTATCTTTCCTTGCATATTTGAATCTCTCATTTAATCACCTAGTTGGAGAAATTCCAAAGGGTACACAAATTCAATCCTTTGATGCAGATTCCTTTGAAGGGAATGAAGAGTTGTGTGGAGTTCCTCTGATCCATAGTTGCAGCAATGATGAAGGGACAACACCTGAAACACTAAATGCGCATTCCCATACTGAGAGTGCAATTGATTGGAATATTTTAAGTGCAGAGTTGGGATGTATTTTTGGCTTTGGAATTTTCATCCTTCCCCTTATTTTCTCGAGGAGATGGAAATTATGGTATTCCGAACATGTAGATGAGATGCTTCACAGGATCATTCCCCAACTTGAATTTGTGTATGAACACAGTGGAGGGAATAGATACAAAACTCTAAGGTGGAAGAACTGA
- the LOC114166538 gene encoding receptor like protein 28-like isoform X2: MLDLRGRFRMRFLNSEAISAKGQQWCRALSSLHKLRVLSMSSCNLSGPIDSSFAKLQSLTVLNLSHNNMSSTVPESFAKLSKLVQLQLRSCGLNGSFPKDIFQIPTLRILDISDNKGLRGSLPNFRSHGSLYDMNLSNTNFSGMLPGEISNLKLLSRIDLSSCQFNGTLPSSISELSQLVYIDLSYNNFIGSLPSFNMSKNLTYLSLYHNHLAGVLSPNHFEVHKNLVSIDLGFNLFRGKLPSSLLKLPCLRELKVPFNQFNGSLDEFVIASPLLEMLNLGNNNFHGTIPVSIFNTTTLRLIQLNANKLNGTIQLDKIRKLGNLTYLGLSNNNLSVDINYRDVHDPSNYPNLKFLMLSSCKLRGMPSFLRNQSTLLHLDLADNEIEGSIPHWIWQNEYLTHLNLSKNFLTSFEGSFWNLSSNLFLLDLSFNQLQGSFPFIPTLVNCLDYSNNRFNSVIPVDIGNRLPFLSLLSFSNNSFQGQIPESFCNASSLDLLDLSHNNFVGTIPKCFATMSNLRVLNFGANKLRGYIPDSMPTSCILKLLDLNDNLLEGTIPKSLAHCQNLQVLNLRKNSLTDRFPCFLSNISTLRIMDLGLNKLHGSIRCPRSSGDWKMLHMVNLASNDFNGAIPGELLNSWKAMMRDDANGVPESGHLFIDLSDHGDPKNFEELLSNVDKYLLVRIAKLITNVSLSILDQLSTEFFNSVDISRLQNSITITNKGRQMELVRIQKIFKYLDMSSNNFEGPIPNELMQLKALNALNLSNNALSGHIPSSIGNLKNLESLDLSENYFDGLIPTELASLSFLAYLNLSFNHLVGEIPKGTQIQSFDADSFEGNEELCGVPLIHSCSNDEGTTPETLNAHSHTESAIDWNILSAELGCIFGFGIFILPLIFSRRWKLWYSEHVDEMLHRIIPQLEFVYEHSGGNRYKTLRWKN, translated from the exons ATGCTGGATTTGAGGGGCAGATTCCGCATGAGATTTCTCAACTCAGAAG CAATATCTGCCAAAGGTCAACAATGGTGTCGTGCTCTATCTTCATTGCACAAGCTACGTGTTTTGAGCATGTCATCATGCAATCTCTCTGGACCTATTGATTCTTCATTTGCTAAGCTTCAGTCACTCACTGTTCTAAACTTGAGCCACAATAATATGTCAAGCACAGTGCCAGAATCCTTTGCAAAATTGTCTAAGTTAGTCCAATTGCAGCTCAGAAGTTGTGGTTTGAATGGCTCATTTCCAAAAGATATCTTCCAAATTCCAACATTGCGAATCCTTGACATATCTGACAATAAGGGTCTTAGGGGTTCTTTACCAAACTTCCGATCTCATGGTTCTCTTTACGACATGAATCTTAGCAATACAAATTTCTCAGGAATGCTTCCAGGTGAGATTTCTAATCTGAAGCTGTTGTCTAGAATTGATTTATCTAGCTGCCAATTTAATGGAACACTTCCAAGTTCAATATCTGAACTCAGCCAACTTGTTTATATAGATTTGTCTTACAATAACTTCATAGGTTCACTCCCTTCTTTTAATATGTCCAAGAATCTCACATATTTATCCCTCTATCATAATCATTTGGCTGGTGTGTTATCACCCAATCATTTTGAGGTTCATAAAAATCTTGTCAGCATTGACTTAGGATTTAACCTTTTCAGAGGGAAACTCCCCTCATCTCTTCTTAAACTCCCATGTTTGAGAGAACTTAAAGTACCTTTTAATCAATTCAACGGTTCATTGGATGAGTTTGTTATTGCCTCCCCTTTATTAGAAATGCTTAATTTAGGTAACAACAACTTTCATGGGACAATTCCAGTGTCTATTTTTAACACTACAACACTTCGCCTCATCCAACTGAATGCAAATAAGCTCAATGGCACAATACAATTGGACAAGATTCGAAAGCTTGGTAATCTAACTTATTTAGGTCTTTCAAATAACAATTTGTCAGTTGATATAAACTATAGGGATGTTCATGACCCATCCAACTATCCCAACCTCAAATTTCTAATGTTGTCATCTTGCAAGTTGCGAGGAATGCCCAGTTTCTTGAGAAATCAATCTACACTACTACATCTTGACCTAGCTGACAACGAGATCGAGGGCTCAATACCACACTGGATCTGGCAAAACGAATATCTCACTCACTTGAATCTTTCCAAAAATTTTCTGACAAGTTTTGAAGGAAGTTTCTGGAACCTTAGTTCAAACCTTTTTCTCCTGGATCTCAGTTTCAATCAACTACAAGGGTCTTTTCCTTTCATTCCAACGTTAGTAAATTGCTTGGACTACTCAAACAACAGATTCAACTCTGTCATTCCAGTGGACATTGGAAATCGTCTTCCTTTCTTAAGTTTGTTGTCTTTTTCAAACAACAGCTTCCAGGGACAAATCCCTGAATCTTTTTGCAATGCTTCAAGTCTTGACCTGCTAGATCTTTCCCACAATAACTTTGTTGGGACGATTCCCAAGTGTTTTGCTACGATGAGTAATCTAAGGGTGCTGAATTTTGGTGCAAACAAACTCCGTGGTTATATTCCTGATTCAATGCCAACTTCATGTATTCTAAAGTTGTTGGACCTAAATGACAATCTCTTGGAGGGTACCATCCCAAAATCTTTAGCCCATTGCCAGAATCTACAAGTCCTAAATCTTCGAAAAAACTCATTAACTGACAGATTTCCATGCTTCTTAAGTAATATTTCCACCTTGAGAATTATGGATTTAGGGTTAAACAAACTTCACGGCTCAATTCGATGCCCAAGGAGCAGTGGTGATTGGAAAATGCTGCATATGGTTAATCTAGCCTCCAATGATTTCAATGGTGCTATACCAGGAGAACTATTAAACAGTTGGAAAGCAATGATGCGTGATGATGCTAATGGTGTGCCTGAATCTGGCCACTTATTTATCGATCTCAGTGATCACGGCGATCCCAAGAATTTTGAGGAATTATTGTCCAATGTGGATAAATATCTATTAGTAAGAATTGCTAAACTTATTACAAACGTATCTCTGTCTATCCTTGACCAGTTATCCACCGAATTTTTCAATTCAGTGGATATTTCTCGACTTCAGAATTCAATTACCATTACCAACAAAGGTAGACAAATGGAGTTGGTCAGAATCCAAAAGATCTTCAAGTACTTGGATATGTCGAGCAACAATTTTGAGGGTCCAATACCAAATGAGCTAATGCAGTTGAAGGCCTTGAATGCTctaaatttgtcaaataatGCCCTCTCCGGTCACATCCCATCATCTATTGGAAATTTGAAGAATCTTGAGTCTTTAGATTTGTCAGAAAATTATTTTGATGGGCTAATTCCAACAGAGCTTGCAAGTCTATCTTTCCTTGCATATTTGAATCTCTCATTTAATCACCTAGTTGGAGAAATTCCAAAGGGTACACAAATTCAATCCTTTGATGCAGATTCCTTTGAAGGGAATGAAGAGTTGTGTGGAGTTCCTCTGATCCATAGTTGCAGCAATGATGAAGGGACAACACCTGAAACACTAAATGCGCATTCCCATACTGAGAGTGCAATTGATTGGAATATTTTAAGTGCAGAGTTGGGATGTATTTTTGGCTTTGGAATTTTCATCCTTCCCCTTATTTTCTCGAGGAGATGGAAATTATGGTATTCCGAACATGTAGATGAGATGCTTCACAGGATCATTCCCCAACTTGAATTTGTGTATGAACACAGTGGAGGGAATAGATACAAAACTCTAAGGTGGAAGAACTGA